The Campylobacter hyointestinalis subsp. hyointestinalis nucleotide sequence ATCAGCTAGCTGCTCTTTTATGATATCGCCAAGAGTCATTTTGCCCTCGTCGTTTATCTCATTTAGAACTTCACGTTCTTTTTGTTTAGCAAGTCTTCTTACGCTTAGACGAATTCTGTTTTTCTTCTCATCTATAAAAGTTATCGCAGCTTCTATACTGTCGCCGACTTTTAAAGAGTTGATATCTAAATTTCCGATATCTTCTTTTCTTATAAGCGCATCAACTCCATCTTCAAGAGATACAAACACGCCAAAATCTTTTATATCCCTGATAGTTCCAGATACGATATCGCCGTTTCCGTGAGTCTTAGCATATTTTGTTACAGGACTCTCTTTTAGATATTTTTGACTAAGTGAGATTTTTTGGTTTTTATCATCAATTTTAATGATTTTTACTTGAATATTATCGCCTGTTTTAAAGATATCTTTGCATTTATCATTTCTATCCCATGAAGAATCTTCATTGTGTAACAATCCTTCTAAAGCGCCTATTCTGACAAATGCACCAAAATTTGTTAGAGTTGTAACAACTCCATCAACTATATCACCTTCGCTAAATTTAGCATTAAATTCATCAAAAGGTTTTGGAAGTAAATTTTTAAGACTTACTCTAAGCCTTCTATCATTAGCGTCTATTTCGATAACTTCAACGTCTAGCTCTTCGCCTTCTTTTATAAAGTCTTTAGGATTTTTGATATTTTTATCCCAAGAAATTTCACTTATATGTAAAAATCCCTCTATATCATTTCCTAGATCAACAAATGCGCCATAAGGTTCTATATTGCTAACAGTAACTTTTATGGTATCGCCTACTTCTAAGCTATCTTTTATCTCTTCCCAAGGATCTGGAGTAGCAGCTTTTACAGATAGAGATAAGTGTTTTTTATCAGTATCGTATTTGATGATCTTAACATCTACCTTATCGCCCTCTTTATATAATGTATTTGGATTTACCGGACCTTTATAGCTAATCTCGCTATAATGAACAAGTCCGTCTATACCGCCGACATCAACAAACATACCATAGGTTGTGATTTTTTTGATAGTTCCTTCGATAATATCAGTATTATCGATAATATTTTCTATAGCTTCTTTACGTTTTTTTCTATCTTCATCGATAAGTTTTTTACGAGATACGATAATGCTTTGCTCATCTTTATCTATTTTTAAAACTTTTACTTTGAATGTTTTATTTATTACTTGATTTGCATCTCTAAAGCCACTTTGTGATTTTGGCATAAAAAACTCAACATCATCATTGCTAAGTGCAACAAATCCGCCCTTGTTTTTAGATACGATTTTTGCATCATAGATATTGTCTGCATTTTCATCGAAATTGTCTATGAAAGCCTTAACTTTCTCTTTTCTAAGAGCCTTTTTATGAGATACGATCGGTCTACCGTTTCTAGATCCTGTTATAGCAACTTTGATAGTATCGCCTATCTTGTATTGTAAAGTGCCATCATTGTTTGTGATCTCAGAGATATTCATAATACCCTCTGACTTCTTACGAACATCAACAAATACCTCAGTATCTTTTATATTGACGATAACACCATCGCAAACTGTACTCTCTTCAGCCTTTAAAGACTCCTCAAACATAGCGGCAAAATCTTCTTCATAATCCATTTTATCGCTTATGTCGTTACGAACATTTTTGTTCACCTCAGCCATCTTGGTCCTTTTATCTATAGATTTTTCCTAGTGTCATATGACGAAAAGTGATATATATTAGCTTAATTTAGCTTTGAATTTAATTAACTATAATAAATTCAAATATTTGAGTTTAAATTATTTATCTTATCTACGACTTTTTCTATTATCCAATCTGGAGTGCTTGCACCAGCGCTTATGCCGCATAATTTTTTATCTTTAAACCAAATTTGTTCTATCTCGTCTCCACTTTCTACTAAGTAGCTATCTTCACATAATTTTTTTGAAATAAGATATAATTGTTTTGTATTTGAACTATTTTTTCCACCTATGATGATCATCACGTCAGCCCTACTAGAAAGCTCTCTAACGGCCTCTTGATTTTCAAGAGTTGCATTACAAATAGTATTAAAAACTCTAACTTCTTTAACTCTTTGCATTAGATAATTTACTATTTGCATAAATTTTTCTATTTTTTTTGTTGTCTGGGATACGACAGCGACTTTAGACGCAAGCCTTATATTATCAAGTTCGCTCTCATCTAAAATAACATGAACTTTCGTGCTTGCATAACTCATCACACCTTTAACTTCAGGATGATTTATATCGCCAAAAAAGATGATTTCATAGCCTTCATTACTCATCTTTTCGACTATTTGCTGCGGCTTCGTGACAAATGGACAAGTAGCATCTATGATCTCGATACCGCGTGATTTTAAATTTGCCAAACCATCTTTCGTGATACCATGAGTTCTTATAATGGCTTTTTTTTCATCTTTTAACTCATTTATATCTTTTAAAGTTTTAACGTTAAAGTTTTTTTTCAGTCTATCTATCTCTAAGCTATTATGGATGAGCTCACCTATAGTAGATGCATTTTTTGAATTTTCGGCTATTTTTATAGCTCTTTTTACTCCAAAACAAAATCCATAACTTTTAGCTAGTTCAATCTTCAACATTTGCTCCTAAACTCCTTAAAAAACAGCTAAATTTAGGAAAGGATGTCGCTATAAATTCGCTCTTTTGTATATCCATACCACAAAGCAGTCCAAGCACGGCAAAACTCATAGCAATGCGGTGATCTCCGTGGCTATCTATACTGGCCTTTTTAGGAACCCCACCTATGACCTCAAAACCATCTTCAAGCTCACTTGCTTCTATACCGCAACTTTTAAGTGCATTAACAGTTACTGCTATACGATCGCACTCTTTTACTCTTAGCTCTTTTGCATTTCTTAGTACGCTTTTTCCGCTTGCCCTTGAAAATGCAACGGCTAAAGCAGGGGCTTCATCTATAAGCCACGAGATATTTTGTGTAACTTCTACTGCTTTGAGCGGTGCGTATTCAACACTTATATCACCGATATCGTCATAATCACTACTTGTTAGGTCATAACTTATCTTAGTGCCCATTTTTTCTAGAATTTTATATGCTTCTATGCGAGTTTTATTTAAAAGTATATTTTTGATTTTGATTTTCGCGCCAGGGGTTATCGCTGCGGCAACGGCGTAAAAAAAGCACGAACTAGGATCATTTGGAACACTTAAATTTAGTGGTCTTAATTTTCTATCATTAAGTGGATTTATCTGTAAGCTAAGTCCATCTCTTTTGATGTCTGCTCCCATACCTAAAAGCATTCTCTCACTATGATCTCTGCTAAGTTCTGGTTCGCTAAATTTACAACCGTTTCCACAGAGTCCAGCTAAAATAAGTGCTGTTTTTACTTGAGCAGAAGGGATATGGCTATCATACTCGAAATACTTCAGCTTAGTACCCCTAATTGCTAATGGCGCTTTATTTGCAAAGTCTCTACCATCTATCTGAGCACCTATCTTAACAAGTGGATCAGCTATCCTTTTCATAGGTCTTTCGTTTAGATATTTATCTCCACTAAGCACAAAAAAACCATCATTTCCAGCAAGTAATCCCATAAATATTCTCATAGCCGTGCCAGAATTTCCACACTCTAAAATCTTGTTTGGCGATGAGATATTTTTTGGTGGAGTTATATAGTAAGAATTTTCTTGCTTTTCAACTTTAGCGCCTAAAGCGCTTATGATCTTTAGAGAATTTATGGTATCTTCTGCCTCTAAATAATCGCTAATAACGCTCGTTTCATCACTCAAAAGTGAAAATATAGCGCACCTATGACTTATGGATTTGTCTGTAGAAATATTTTTAAACTCAGCGTCAAACGCGTGCTTAAGCGCTTCTATTTTCATCTTAATCCTATGCCTAGTTTATTATTTAAAGCTTGTAAAATTTGATCCATAACAACAGATATCTCTTCATCTTCTAATGTTTTTTGCATATCTTGAAATATAAATTTAATACTCAAGCTTACCTTTGAGTTCAAACTTTTATCCTCATAGATATCAACAGGCAAAAACTCTTTTAAAATACCTATCTTTAGCTCGTCAATACAATTTTTGATCTCTAAATATTCTAAATCTTTATCTATTATTACGCTTAGATCTCTACTTATGCTAGGAAATTTAGAGTAGGTTTTTGCTATCTTATTTTCAAATTTGATCCGCTCAAAATCAAGCTCACAAACATATGTTTTTGGTAAATCTCTTTTTAGTTCTAAATTTAGATCTATTCTACCGATATATCCGATATACTCATTATTTTGATAAACTTTAGCTTGTTCAAATTCACTTAAAAACGGTATGTCATCGCTTTTTACGAGTTCTATTTTTCCAACTGAGTTTTGTATCAAACTAGCAAAATCAAAAAAGTTTATCTCTGAAGGTTTTGCACCATTTAAAAGCGTAGGTTCATTTTTTAAACCACTTGCTAAAAAAGCAAATTTAGCGCTTTGGTCGCCGTCTTCATTAAACACATCACCAAATTCAAAAAGCTTAACTGATTTTTTTGAATTTTTGATATTTCTTTCACATGAGTTTAATAAATGATTTATCAAAGTCGGTTTTAAAACTGCAAGTTCGTTATTTATAGGATTTAAAATTTGTGCTTTACAAGGCTTAAATCCTAAAGCGTCAAGCTCTCCTGCGTTATCAAATACGTAATGCACACACTCGAAAAAACCAAGCGCAGCGGCGTTGTGTCTAAGGCGTTTTGAGTTTTTATAAGATATGTAAGTGTTATTATTTATACGACTTTTTTCACTAAAGATCAAAGGCTTAGAAGGGATATTGTCGATGCCTATTATCCTTACGATCTCTTCGCAAATATCGTGAGAATTCAGTATATCATGGCGATAAAACGGTACTTTTGCATAGATATGCTCTTGTTCAGTGTTAAATGTTATATCAAATCCAAGTCTTTTTAGGATCTTTACAACATCGTTTCTAGAAATTTCTGCGCCTATCATATTTGAAAGTTCTGTACAATTAAAACTTATGATAATTTGATCTTTTTCGAGTAAAATTTGTTGCATTCCAGCATATGGGGTAATATGCTTGTTTTTAGCAAATATATCAAATAAAAAGTTCATAGCCATACTTAGCTTTGGTTCGCTACCTCTGCTACTTCTATAGACTGCTTCATCGCGAGGCTGTTCTTTGTCTTTAAGGGCTGCTTCAGAGACTATTTTTGGGTCTACATAACTAGCTTCTATGATAATAATCTTAGAGTTATTGTCTATGTTTGCCTCTTTTGTCTGCCAAATTCCTAATTGACCTAGGCATTTTGAATCAAAATAAACACCATATGATCCGTTATTAAGGACTTTTATATCTATGACTATTTTCTCTTCTTTATTTGTTGCTAATTTTTCATAATCATAAGCTCTAAAGATAACACCAGTAGAGTGAGTCATATATGATAAAATCTTTTCTACTGGATGTTCTTTAGTCTGCTCTGTATAAGCAAGCCTTAGTTCTGTTTTTAAATTTAAAGATAGCTCTTCTTTTAGCTCTATAGCCCTATATGCTACTGAAGCCTCTATTTTATCTTCACAGCGAATGCTGATAATCCTACCTATACCAAGAAGCTTTTCCTCATCTTCTCTTGGTTCTCGCTCTTTAAGCGGTAGATCAAATCCCGCAGATAGATCACGTGCAACGCCGTGTATGCTTAGGCAGTCACCTCTATTTGGCGTAAGCTCTATCTCTATGAGCTCATCATTTAAAATAGGATACTCTTTTAGTTCGCGTCCTAGCACAAGCTCGCCTATACTATCATCTAATAGCATAATGCCATTGTTTAATTTAGGAAGTCCAAGCTCGGTGCTGCTACAAAGCATTCCAGAGCTTGCTACGCCTCTTAATTTTGCCGCTTTTATCTCAAGACCACTAGGCATAATAGCACCTATAAGCGCACAAGCTACGAATTGTCCAGCAGCAACATTAGGAGCACCGCAGACTATTTGCAAAATCTCACTTCCGACATCTACTTCACAAACGTGTAGATGATCGCTGTTTTCGTGATCTACACAAGATAGTACTTTTCCTACGACAACATGGTTTGGAATACTAAATTTATTTAGGCTATCTACTTCTAGTCCGATCTCGTTTAGTTTTTTACATACTTCTTCTGCGCTTAAATGCGAAAGATCTATAAATTCATTTAACCAATTTTTACTTATTATCATTTAAATTGCTCCAAAAGTCTAATATCTCCTTCAAAAAGGCTTCTAAGATCTGGTATCTGATGAAGAAGCATAGCAAATCTTTCGACACCAAGTCCAAAGGCGTATCCGCTAACGTTTTCATAACCGACTGCTTTAAAGACATTTGGATCAACTATCCCACTTCCTAAAACTTCTAACCAGCCTGTTTGTTTGCATACTCTACATCCATTGCCGCCACAAAATATACAGCTTATATCAACTTCTGTGCTAGGTTCTGTAAATGGAAAAAAGCTAGGACGAAATCTAACTTTTACATCGCCAAACATATATCTTAAGAACTCTTCTAGTATATATTTTAAATTCGCAAAGCTTACTTTTCCTTCTTCTTCGACAACTAGTCCTTCTACTTGATGAAACATCGGTGTATGGGTAAGATCAAGATCACGTCTAAAAACAGATCCTGGAGCTATCATACGAATAGGCGGTTTTTGTTTTAGCATAGTTCTTACTTGAACTGGACTTGTATGAGTCCTAAGCAACCTAAAATCCTTAAGATAAAATGTATCTTGCATATCGCGTGCGGGATGATATTTTGGTAAATTTAAAGCTTCAAAATTATGAAAATCATCTTCTATGAGAGGTCCGCTCTCTACACTAAAGTTTTGAGCGACAAAATACTCAATGATTTTATCCATAGTCTCCATAACCGGATGTATAGCACCTTTATTTAAAGGCTCGTTAAAAAGCGTAATATCAACACTTTCGCGTTTCATTTTATCTTTTATAAACTCACTTTCTAAAATCGCTTTTTTCTGTGCGATTTTAGCATTAAACGTATCTCTTTGAATATTTAAATTCTCGGCAAAGGCCTTTTTTTCTTCTGGAGCTATATCTTTTAATTTTGCAAAAAGAGATGTAATAACACCTTTTTTTCCAAAAAGCTCAACTCTAATTTTTTCAAGCTCATCAAGATTTTTAGCCTTTTCAATCCTATCAATAATCTCTTGCAACTTAACTACCTTAATTTAAATTTTTACTCAATTGTACCCTAAAATCATTAAAGTAGATATAAAATTAATAAATAATCAGATATAATTATGATCAAAATTTAAATTTAGGAGATGATTATGGCTTGCATTTTTGACAAGATAGTCGCCGGAGAAATTCCATCAAACAAAGTTCTAGAAAATGAAAATTTTTTGGCATTTCACGATATAAATCCAAAAGCACCTATACATATATTGATAATACCAAAAAAGCACTATGAGAATTTTCAAGTTATGGATCCGGCTTTAATGGGTGAAATGACAAAATTTATTCAAGAAGTTGCT carries:
- the aroA gene encoding 3-phosphoshikimate 1-carboxyvinyltransferase; the protein is MKIEALKHAFDAEFKNISTDKSISHRCAIFSLLSDETSVISDYLEAEDTINSLKIISALGAKVEKQENSYYITPPKNISSPNKILECGNSGTAMRIFMGLLAGNDGFFVLSGDKYLNERPMKRIADPLVKIGAQIDGRDFANKAPLAIRGTKLKYFEYDSHIPSAQVKTALILAGLCGNGCKFSEPELSRDHSERMLLGMGADIKRDGLSLQINPLNDRKLRPLNLSVPNDPSSCFFYAVAAAITPGAKIKIKNILLNKTRIEAYKILEKMGTKISYDLTSSDYDDIGDISVEYAPLKAVEVTQNISWLIDEAPALAVAFSRASGKSVLRNAKELRVKECDRIAVTVNALKSCGIEASELEDGFEVIGGVPKKASIDSHGDHRIAMSFAVLGLLCGMDIQKSEFIATSFPKFSCFLRSLGANVED
- a CDS encoding histidine triad nucleotide-binding protein; translation: MACIFDKIVAGEIPSNKVLENENFLAFHDINPKAPIHILIIPKKHYENFQVMDPALMGEMTKFIQEVASVIGVDKTGYRLVTNCGENGGQEVMHLHFHLLGGTMLKWTDDHLNDPKDSF
- a CDS encoding 30S ribosomal protein S1, whose translation is MAEVNKNVRNDISDKMDYEEDFAAMFEESLKAEESTVCDGVIVNIKDTEVFVDVRKKSEGIMNISEITNNDGTLQYKIGDTIKVAITGSRNGRPIVSHKKALRKEKVKAFIDNFDENADNIYDAKIVSKNKGGFVALSNDDVEFFMPKSQSGFRDANQVINKTFKVKVLKIDKDEQSIIVSRKKLIDEDRKKRKEAIENIIDNTDIIEGTIKKITTYGMFVDVGGIDGLVHYSEISYKGPVNPNTLYKEGDKVDVKIIKYDTDKKHLSLSVKAATPDPWEEIKDSLEVGDTIKVTVSNIEPYGAFVDLGNDIEGFLHISEISWDKNIKNPKDFIKEGEELDVEVIEIDANDRRLRVSLKNLLPKPFDEFNAKFSEGDIVDGVVTTLTNFGAFVRIGALEGLLHNEDSSWDRNDKCKDIFKTGDNIQVKIIKIDDKNQKISLSQKYLKESPVTKYAKTHGNGDIVSGTIRDIKDFGVFVSLEDGVDALIRKEDIGNLDINSLKVGDSIEAAITFIDEKKNRIRLSVRRLAKQKEREVLNEINDEGKMTLGDIIKEQLAD
- the pheS gene encoding phenylalanine--tRNA ligase subunit alpha, with product MQEIIDRIEKAKNLDELEKIRVELFGKKGVITSLFAKLKDIAPEEKKAFAENLNIQRDTFNAKIAQKKAILESEFIKDKMKRESVDITLFNEPLNKGAIHPVMETMDKIIEYFVAQNFSVESGPLIEDDFHNFEALNLPKYHPARDMQDTFYLKDFRLLRTHTSPVQVRTMLKQKPPIRMIAPGSVFRRDLDLTHTPMFHQVEGLVVEEEGKVSFANLKYILEEFLRYMFGDVKVRFRPSFFPFTEPSTEVDISCIFCGGNGCRVCKQTGWLEVLGSGIVDPNVFKAVGYENVSGYAFGLGVERFAMLLHQIPDLRSLFEGDIRLLEQFK
- a CDS encoding 4-hydroxy-3-methylbut-2-enyl diphosphate reductase; the protein is MKIELAKSYGFCFGVKRAIKIAENSKNASTIGELIHNSLEIDRLKKNFNVKTLKDINELKDEKKAIIRTHGITKDGLANLKSRGIEIIDATCPFVTKPQQIVEKMSNEGYEIIFFGDINHPEVKGVMSYASTKVHVILDESELDNIRLASKVAVVSQTTKKIEKFMQIVNYLMQRVKEVRVFNTICNATLENQEAVRELSSRADVMIIIGGKNSSNTKQLYLISKKLCEDSYLVESGDEIEQIWFKDKKLCGISAGASTPDWIIEKVVDKINNLNSNI
- the pheT gene encoding phenylalanine--tRNA ligase subunit beta — its product is MIISKNWLNEFIDLSHLSAEEVCKKLNEIGLEVDSLNKFSIPNHVVVGKVLSCVDHENSDHLHVCEVDVGSEILQIVCGAPNVAAGQFVACALIGAIMPSGLEIKAAKLRGVASSGMLCSSTELGLPKLNNGIMLLDDSIGELVLGRELKEYPILNDELIEIELTPNRGDCLSIHGVARDLSAGFDLPLKEREPREDEEKLLGIGRIISIRCEDKIEASVAYRAIELKEELSLNLKTELRLAYTEQTKEHPVEKILSYMTHSTGVIFRAYDYEKLATNKEEKIVIDIKVLNNGSYGVYFDSKCLGQLGIWQTKEANIDNNSKIIIIEASYVDPKIVSEAALKDKEQPRDEAVYRSSRGSEPKLSMAMNFLFDIFAKNKHITPYAGMQQILLEKDQIIISFNCTELSNMIGAEISRNDVVKILKRLGFDITFNTEQEHIYAKVPFYRHDILNSHDICEEIVRIIGIDNIPSKPLIFSEKSRINNNTYISYKNSKRLRHNAAALGFFECVHYVFDNAGELDALGFKPCKAQILNPINNELAVLKPTLINHLLNSCERNIKNSKKSVKLFEFGDVFNEDGDQSAKFAFLASGLKNEPTLLNGAKPSEINFFDFASLIQNSVGKIELVKSDDIPFLSEFEQAKVYQNNEYIGYIGRIDLNLELKRDLPKTYVCELDFERIKFENKIAKTYSKFPSISRDLSVIIDKDLEYLEIKNCIDELKIGILKEFLPVDIYEDKSLNSKVSLSIKFIFQDMQKTLEDEEISVVMDQILQALNNKLGIGLR